CTCAGGCGCTGTCCTGCCCGTGCCCACCCGAGCCTTTGATGCAACGCCTCGCGAAACAGCACGGCAACCGGGCTGGCGGAAGCGTCGACGAGATCGAGCAGATGGCGCGCCCGTTCCGCCGCGCGGCGCGGACGCAGCATCTTCTCGTCGAGAGCCTGATGGCCCAGCGCCCGGCTTATCTCCGGCGAACCCGCGGCGAGTATGTCGGCCAGCGGGCCCGTCTCGCCACCGGCATCCAGCGCCCCAATCGCCCGGATCCAGGCCATGATGTCGGGAACGGCCGGTATGGAAACGACATCCGCACGGGCCTGTCGCGCATCGCGCATCGGGGCGTAAATGACCTTGTCGATGGTCAGCCGGCGCAGCGCCTCGAGCGCGGTAAGCGTCGTCATCACTGTCAGCATGATGTCGCGCAAGCCGAAAGTGACGTCGACCAGCACCCTCGCCTCCCCGCCGAGGGCAAGAGCGAGCTGCGCGGCAAAGAGCGTCGACGCGTCGCCTTGATCGACATAGGGCGCCAGCAGCGGCGTCACGGGCAGGCCGAAATGGCTGGAGAGCGCGCCGCCGAGCCGCGCGAGCAGTGCCGGGTCCAAGGTCCCGGACTCCACGCCGGCGAACAGGGCGAATTCGAGATCGGAGCCCCCGAGCCCGGCGAGGTCCGCCAGGAGGCTCCAGCCACTGCCAGCGGTGCCGATGACGATGACGCGCTCGATGGGCGGCCCGCCGGCGCGGCCATGGCGGATGAGGGCATCGGCCAGCCAGCGGCTCTCAATCTGGCGATCATCGAGGCCATAGCGGCAGACGGCATAATCGCGATGCGGCGCGCCCAGCAGGGTAACGAGCGTGACCGGCGCCCGCGGTGCCGCTGGCCTGCCGACCGCCGGTCCTGTGAGGCTCTCCGGTCCGCCGCGCGGGTCGTGAAAGCTCGCCAGCGGAACGAGCCGCGCCCCGAGCCGCTCCATCTCGTCCGCGGTGAGATCCGTTCCGCGCAGACCCAGGGGCGTCTCAAGGGCGATATGCCAGTAGCGGGCCCCCCGCGCAGTGATCTGCGCGACAATGTGGCCGGGAAGATTGCCGATCACCACCGCGCCCTCGGCGAGGCCGGCCATGTCGAGATGCTCGACGGCCTGCGCGTCGATGCCCTGCCGGGCCAGCCATTCCCGCGTGCCGGGATGGCGAGTGACCAGTTGAACCGCCGCCATGAGTGCCCCCGCCGCAGCCTAGGCGAGGTGCGAAATTCCTGCAACTTTCCACACGGTGCTTCCAAGAGGCATAAAATGGCGCCTTTGATACGGACTCCGTGGAAACTGGTGCGAAACAAGGGCGATTGACAGATACCTCCAGATAGGGGAGTTTGCAGCGCCTCCGCGCGCCCTAGCGCTTAGAAACGACAATTACGATGTTACTGACTTTGTATGTTTGCAGCGCCTCCGCGCGCCCTAGCGCTTAGAAACTATCCATGACAAGAGCTCCTTTTGCTCGTTGTTTGCAGCGCCTCCGCGCGCCCTAGCGCTTAGAAACGAAGGCAAGCATGTGCAAACTCCATGGAAAAGTTTGCACCGCCTCCGCGCGCCCTAGCGCTTAGAAACCTGATCAATCCGAGAAGCATTTTGTGCTCCTAGTTTGCAGCGCCTCCGCGCGCCCTAGCGCTTAGAAACAGGGCCAGAAGGGTACGACGCATGGGAATCTCCCATGGTTTGCCGCGCCTCCGCGCGCCCTAGCGCTTAGAAACCTGCACACATGTGATTCATGAGGCTCATGTTTGCCGCGCCTCCGCGCGCCCTAGCGCTTAGAAACCGGCCAGCCGAATTTCTGTCGTGAAATTCAGTTTGCAGCGCCTCCGCGCGCCCTAGCGCTTAGAGACTCGTGGTGTCCATTTCGTCTATCCTTTTCCCTCCGGTTGCAGCGCCTCCTCGCGCCCTAGCGCTCTGAAACCGCCCTTGGGCGAACGCGTCATAGATCAGGTATCTTCGCGCCCACCTGCCTTCCAAAATGGCTTAAACTACTTCCACCCCCACTCCGATGACGCAGATCGTTCGCCCGAATACGATCGACCAACGTCGAACCGCACGCAGAACCGCCCTTATATCTTGCGGCGACGGGGATGGCGGGGCGCTCAGCCTGCCGGCACTCAGTGCCGCTCCGCCGTGATGATCGAAAAACCGGATTGACTTACCTCCGTCGCGCGGTTCTTCTTTCCTTCACGGAGGGTTGCGGCGCGTATGACCTTTCAGATTCCTCAACGACGAAGTGTTCTCGGCAGTCGCCTGTCGACGCACCGGCTCTGCTTCGCCACGCCGGCGTTGATCGGCGGGGCGCTCCGCGACAAGCCGCCCTCCCTTGGGCTCGTCCCCCTGCTGGCGGGCTTGCGCTTCTGGTGGCGGGCCGGGGTTCATCGCGGCGCGCCGGCTTCCATGCGACGAGAGGAAATCCGGCTGTTTGGTGGCCCGGCCGAGGATGAGCGCCCGGCAAAGAACGAGCGGCCAGCCGATAAGGGCGATGCGGATAGCAGGAGCCGTTCAGCGGACAAGGGCAACATCGCCGAAAAAGCCAGCCCGACTGGCGGGATCGGGGCGTTTCAGCCCGAGCTCGATCCACTCTGTTTCGGCCCCTGGACAAAGGACGCGAAGGCCGAGTCGGTTGTTCGCGCGAATTCCGCTCTTTCCGACTTCCTGGGCTCGGCGATGGGCGGCACTTCTGCAAAAGTTTTCGCATTTCTGGAGGCGGGCGCCAGCGGTACCCTGACCTTGCGCGAGCGCCCCAGGGCAACCACGCAGGCCGAC
Above is a window of Ancylobacter sp. WKF20 DNA encoding:
- the csx16 gene encoding CRISPR-associated protein Csx16 produces the protein MAAVQLVTRHPGTREWLARQGIDAQAVEHLDMAGLAEGAVVIGNLPGHIVAQITARGARYWHIALETPLGLRGTDLTADEMERLGARLVPLASFHDPRGGPESLTGPAVGRPAAPRAPVTLVTLLGAPHRDYAVCRYGLDDRQIESRWLADALIRHGRAGGPPIERVIVIGTAGSGWSLLADLAGLGGSDLEFALFAGVESGTLDPALLARLGGALSSHFGLPVTPLLAPYVDQGDASTLFAAQLALALGGEARVLVDVTFGLRDIMLTVMTTLTALEALRRLTIDKVIYAPMRDARQARADVVSIPAVPDIMAWIRAIGALDAGGETGPLADILAAGSPEISRALGHQALDEKMLRPRRAAERARHLLDLVDASASPVAVLFREALHQRLGWARAGQRLSELQAALARQSLASGDFTAAVALAFEAIISAYIEAGGHLAPQITENALERSRAQEQLNLLTRGEAARADPIAADYRQLKAVRNALLHMSRPPREQTTRLLGNPEALAALIRRVASRLLGN